In one Bryobacteraceae bacterium genomic region, the following are encoded:
- a CDS encoding S9 family peptidase, with protein sequence MTFLPSALALAVWTIDALFGLASPSDPRIHPSGARFAYVYKGDIYDAPINGGAGRAVAKGSSPRWIPGTDRLAYLSGGQVYVGGRAITHSLTAVSSLSFDSSGNSVFYLAMEAGSPADPVVSGARLRPMHLYRQPVRGGDPAIVGDAAWHITSYDVAPDGKHVVCAVQRSPKNSDVFHVDLYEVDVATGKTTALVTDTGRDAEPSYSPDGRTIAFHSQGGAWNYFAARHVGIVPSGGGKVRYLTIGQPFDVFRGGNRFSWSADSRTIRYTAGRGVTDLLVSQDIESGKATVLAERIAGAATFSRDGRTAVFAKTSATRPPEIVRLRDGIETPVTHLQDGVAALPEIASRVVRWRSPDGLEIEGILWLPVGYAAGNRVPMIVELHGGPTGVALHAFPTPRTYPTQVFLQQGIAVFAPNFRGSCNYGEAFRQKNALSQGEGDYQDVMSGVDQLIGEGIADPDRLGVMGWSYGGYLTGAVIAQTNRFKAASIGAPAVDWTTYYGEFDGSKEVLWTYFGGTPWEAPESYNRHSTRSRLRNIVTPSLLQVGGLDINHNAEIYQALTDHKVPVEYVVYPREGHGIAEPAHQRDLMERNLRWFTERLR encoded by the coding sequence ATGACATTCTTGCCTAGCGCGCTCGCATTAGCCGTCTGGACCATCGACGCTCTGTTCGGCCTCGCGAGTCCCTCGGACCCGCGAATCCATCCAAGCGGCGCGCGATTCGCCTACGTCTACAAGGGCGACATCTACGACGCGCCCATAAATGGGGGCGCAGGCCGAGCGGTGGCGAAGGGTTCGTCGCCGCGTTGGATTCCCGGCACGGATCGCCTCGCGTATCTTTCCGGAGGTCAGGTTTATGTCGGCGGCCGCGCTATCACCCATTCGCTGACGGCGGTTTCTTCGCTAAGCTTCGATTCCTCCGGAAACAGCGTCTTCTACCTTGCGATGGAAGCTGGTTCGCCCGCCGATCCTGTCGTCTCTGGCGCGCGGCTTCGCCCCATGCACCTCTACCGGCAGCCGGTCCGAGGCGGCGATCCGGCGATAGTCGGCGACGCGGCGTGGCACATCACCTCGTACGACGTCGCGCCCGATGGCAAGCACGTTGTGTGCGCCGTGCAGCGTTCGCCGAAGAACAGCGACGTATTCCACGTCGACCTGTACGAGGTCGACGTCGCCACCGGGAAAACAACGGCGTTGGTCACCGACACTGGCCGCGATGCTGAGCCGTCGTATTCGCCCGATGGCCGCACCATCGCTTTCCATTCGCAGGGCGGCGCCTGGAACTACTTCGCCGCGCGCCATGTGGGCATCGTTCCGTCCGGCGGCGGCAAAGTCCGGTACCTTACCATCGGCCAGCCGTTCGACGTGTTTCGAGGAGGCAATCGCTTCTCGTGGTCGGCGGACTCGCGCACCATTCGCTACACGGCCGGCCGCGGCGTCACCGATCTTCTGGTGAGCCAGGACATCGAATCCGGCAAAGCCACCGTCCTCGCCGAGCGCATCGCGGGCGCGGCTACGTTCAGCCGCGATGGCCGCACAGCGGTGTTCGCCAAGACGAGCGCCACTCGCCCACCGGAGATCGTACGTTTGCGAGATGGCATCGAAACGCCGGTCACGCATCTTCAGGACGGAGTCGCCGCGCTGCCGGAGATCGCTTCGCGCGTGGTTCGATGGCGCTCCCCCGATGGACTCGAGATCGAGGGTATCCTTTGGCTGCCGGTTGGGTACGCGGCCGGCAACCGAGTGCCGATGATAGTGGAACTGCACGGCGGCCCCACCGGCGTCGCGCTCCACGCCTTCCCCACTCCGCGTACCTACCCGACGCAGGTGTTCCTGCAACAGGGCATCGCCGTCTTTGCGCCGAACTTCCGCGGGTCCTGCAACTATGGCGAAGCGTTCCGGCAAAAGAACGCGCTCTCCCAGGGCGAAGGCGACTATCAGGACGTGATGTCCGGGGTCGACCAACTGATCGGCGAAGGGATCGCCGATCCGGATCGCCTGGGCGTGATGGGCTGGAGCTACGGCGGCTATCTCACCGGCGCCGTGATCGCGCAAACGAACCGCTTCAAGGCCGCCTCCATCGGCGCGCCGGCGGTGGATTGGACCACTTACTACGGAGAGTTCGATGGCTCCAAGGAAGTCCTGTGGACTTACTTCGGAGGTACGCCCTGGGAGGCGCCGGAGAGCTACAACCGCCACTCCACGCGATCGCGTTTGCGCAATATCGTCACGCCGTCCTTGCTGCAGGTGGGCGGGCTCGACATCAACCACAACGCGGAGATCTACCAGGCGTTGACAGACCACAAAGTGCCGGTGGAGTATGTTGTGTATCCGCGGGAAGGTCACGGCATCGCCGAGCCGGCGCACCAGCGCGACCTGATGGAGCGCAACCTGCGCTGGTTTACCGAACGGCTCCGGTAG
- a CDS encoding DUF1501 domain-containing protein: MKPSRLCSDRRPRRHFLADTCFGLTGLALGSMLPRVARANDEVWAPPDGKPHHAPKAKRVIWLFMLGGVSHVESFDPKPVLNKFAGKQLSETPYRDVLNNPLTKENLKAFVPGQHEIKLTLYPMQTGFQERGKNGVAVSDWFPQMGDMMHEVSLIRSTWTTDNDHGAILQFHTGRHIFDGYLPTLGSWVHYGLGSLNDNLPSFVVLGEPPGDCCGGLGTHGSGYLGPEHAGVSLEVNPENPMPFASPVAGVSPEEQSREFAFLRKLNDLSAVEYPADAALRARIQSYELAFRMQMAVPEAIQFKEESEETKRLYGLDQDISKPFGEVCLAARRLSERGVRFVQIYHGGAGNAWDAHKDLKTNHGDLAAKTDKPIAGLLRDLKQRGLLDETIVVWATEFGRTPGAENSNGRDHHPFGFSVWMAGGGIKAGVVHGATDEIGFHAVENRHYVTDIHATVLHQLGIDPKRLDVPGRKRLDIDYGKPIHDILA, translated from the coding sequence ATGAAACCTTCGCGCCTTTGTTCGGATCGCCGGCCGCGCCGGCACTTCCTCGCCGACACCTGTTTCGGCCTGACGGGCCTTGCGCTCGGTTCCATGCTTCCGCGTGTCGCGCGAGCCAACGATGAAGTGTGGGCGCCGCCGGACGGCAAGCCGCATCATGCGCCGAAGGCGAAGCGTGTGATCTGGCTGTTCATGCTCGGCGGCGTGAGCCACGTGGAGTCGTTCGACCCCAAGCCGGTTCTGAACAAGTTCGCCGGCAAGCAGCTCTCGGAAACGCCCTATCGCGACGTTCTGAACAATCCGCTCACCAAGGAAAACCTGAAAGCGTTCGTCCCCGGCCAGCATGAGATCAAGCTGACGCTTTATCCGATGCAGACCGGCTTCCAGGAGCGCGGCAAGAACGGCGTTGCCGTCAGCGACTGGTTCCCACAGATGGGCGACATGATGCACGAGGTCTCGCTGATCCGCTCCACGTGGACCACCGACAACGACCACGGCGCGATTCTCCAGTTCCACACCGGGCGCCACATCTTCGACGGCTATCTGCCGACGCTCGGCTCGTGGGTCCACTATGGCCTCGGGTCGCTGAACGACAACCTGCCGTCGTTCGTCGTGCTGGGTGAGCCGCCCGGTGATTGCTGCGGTGGGCTCGGCACGCATGGGTCGGGCTACCTGGGGCCGGAGCATGCCGGTGTTTCGCTCGAAGTGAATCCGGAAAATCCGATGCCGTTCGCCTCGCCGGTGGCCGGAGTCAGCCCCGAGGAGCAGAGCCGCGAGTTCGCGTTTTTGCGCAAGCTGAACGACCTTTCGGCGGTGGAATACCCGGCCGACGCCGCGCTGCGCGCGCGGATCCAGTCGTACGAACTCGCCTTCCGGATGCAGATGGCGGTGCCGGAAGCGATCCAGTTCAAGGAAGAGTCCGAGGAAACGAAGCGGCTCTATGGGCTCGATCAGGACATCAGCAAGCCGTTCGGCGAAGTGTGCCTCGCGGCGCGCCGGCTCTCCGAGCGCGGCGTCCGCTTCGTGCAGATCTATCACGGCGGAGCGGGCAATGCCTGGGATGCGCACAAGGATCTCAAGACCAACCATGGGGACCTCGCGGCAAAGACGGACAAGCCGATAGCCGGTCTGCTGCGCGACCTGAAGCAGCGCGGCCTGCTTGACGAGACGATCGTTGTTTGGGCTACCGAGTTCGGGCGCACGCCGGGCGCGGAAAATTCGAACGGCCGCGACCATCATCCCTTCGGATTCTCGGTATGGATGGCCGGCGGCGGGATCAAGGCTGGCGTGGTGCACGGCGCCACCGACGAGATCGGCTTCCACGCCGTGGAGAACCGGCACTACGTCACCGACATCCACGCAACGGTTCTGCATCAATTGGGCATCGATCCGAAGCGTCTCGACGTGCCGGGCCGGAAGCGGCTCGACATCGACTACGGCAAGCCCATTCATGACATTCTTGCCTAG
- a CDS encoding DUF1553 domain-containing protein: MSAAVAVLAAAEAGPAGLYKTEIKPLITRNCLGCHNAKVKQGGFDISTREALLKGSEHGKVVAPGNPAESQLYKLVAHVSEPRMPFQGKKLPAEAIEKFAEWIRGGALYDDEVDDEAAAFANEAARHWAFRKPVRPDVPTVASADWSRNPVDAFLAREQEKRGLKPLAEANRATLIRRAYLDLTGLPPTPEEIRTFIADKDPKAYEALVDRLLESPRYGEQWGRHWLDIWRYSDWYGYRKSGQVRYSQRHIWRWRDWTVAALNANKPYSQMILEMLAGDEVAPGDPDTVRATGYLARSWYMFNRNVWLQDTVEYTSTAFLGVTLKCARCHNHKYDPIPQTDYYRFRAFFEPHEVRTDRVPGEADTSKDGLPRVYDADAAKPTYRFVRGNEANPDTSVNLQPGVPVLFGKVDIKPQPVNLPIEAYFPDGRDFVPPDLIAQAKAEIEKAESELRKAKEKPEPDPVIAAAEKKLEAAKASLPALEARIAADLAAMSTPVPDNAEQLAVTAREKELSANRLKAEAQLILGQYDFEKAKTDPKKIASATSKLEAAVKALKEPAEGYTPIGTKYPVTSTGRRLALARWIASTDNPLTARVAMNHMWLRHFGKPLVPTVFNFGRSGKAPTHPELLDWLAVRFMETGWDMKAMHRLLMTSRAYRTDSSGYAPDSPQLKADPDNTYLWRMNTRRMSAENVRDSLLALAGKLDTTMGGPEIDESKGQDVYRRSLYFRHTPDLQMEMLRVFDAASPIECFQRSESIVPQQALALSNSRLSQAMAAEISRQIDAGSGFTATAFERVLGHKPSAEEQQASVKFLAEQEALYRGKADAPADPAARARQSLVHVLLNHNDFVTIR, from the coding sequence TTGTCCGCGGCCGTCGCTGTGCTGGCAGCAGCGGAGGCAGGCCCGGCCGGACTCTACAAGACCGAGATCAAGCCCCTGATCACGCGGAACTGCCTGGGCTGTCACAACGCGAAGGTGAAGCAAGGCGGGTTTGACATCTCCACGCGGGAAGCGCTGCTCAAGGGCAGCGAGCATGGCAAGGTGGTGGCGCCCGGCAATCCGGCCGAATCGCAGCTCTACAAACTGGTGGCGCACGTGAGCGAGCCGCGCATGCCCTTCCAGGGCAAGAAACTTCCCGCCGAGGCGATCGAGAAGTTCGCCGAGTGGATTCGCGGCGGCGCGCTGTACGACGACGAGGTGGACGACGAAGCGGCGGCTTTCGCCAACGAAGCGGCCAGGCATTGGGCGTTCCGCAAACCGGTCAGGCCCGACGTTCCGACCGTGGCTTCAGCGGATTGGTCCCGCAATCCCGTGGATGCGTTCCTCGCCCGCGAGCAAGAGAAGCGCGGTTTGAAGCCGCTGGCGGAGGCGAATCGCGCAACGTTGATCCGGCGCGCGTATCTCGACCTCACGGGTCTGCCGCCGACGCCCGAAGAGATTCGTACCTTCATCGCCGACAAGGATCCGAAGGCGTACGAAGCGCTTGTCGACCGGCTGCTCGAATCACCGCGCTACGGCGAACAGTGGGGACGCCACTGGCTTGACATCTGGCGCTACTCGGATTGGTACGGATACCGCAAGTCCGGACAGGTGCGTTACTCGCAACGGCACATCTGGCGCTGGCGGGACTGGACGGTGGCCGCGCTCAACGCGAACAAGCCGTATTCGCAGATGATTCTCGAGATGCTGGCGGGCGATGAGGTCGCGCCGGGCGATCCGGACACGGTGCGAGCCACGGGCTACCTGGCCCGAAGCTGGTACATGTTCAACCGCAACGTCTGGCTGCAGGACACGGTGGAGTATACGTCCACGGCGTTCCTCGGCGTGACGCTCAAGTGTGCGCGGTGCCACAACCACAAGTACGACCCGATCCCGCAGACCGACTACTACCGCTTCCGCGCGTTTTTCGAGCCGCACGAAGTCCGTACAGATCGCGTGCCCGGCGAGGCGGATACGTCGAAGGACGGTCTGCCGCGCGTTTACGACGCCGATGCCGCCAAGCCTACGTATCGCTTCGTGCGGGGCAACGAGGCCAACCCGGATACGTCGGTGAATCTGCAGCCAGGTGTTCCGGTATTGTTCGGCAAGGTGGACATCAAGCCGCAGCCGGTGAATCTGCCGATTGAAGCGTACTTCCCCGATGGCCGGGACTTCGTGCCACCGGACTTGATCGCGCAGGCGAAGGCCGAGATCGAGAAGGCCGAATCCGAACTGCGCAAGGCGAAGGAGAAGCCGGAGCCTGACCCGGTGATCGCCGCGGCGGAGAAGAAGCTCGAAGCAGCGAAGGCCTCGCTGCCCGCGCTGGAGGCGCGCATCGCCGCCGACCTCGCCGCGATGTCGACTCCGGTACCCGATAACGCGGAACAACTCGCCGTAACCGCTCGCGAGAAGGAACTCTCAGCCAACCGATTGAAGGCCGAGGCGCAGTTGATCCTGGGTCAGTACGATTTCGAGAAGGCGAAGACGGATCCGAAGAAGATCGCCTCGGCGACGTCGAAGCTGGAAGCCGCCGTGAAGGCGCTGAAGGAGCCTGCCGAGGGCTACACGCCGATCGGCACGAAGTACCCGGTGACCTCCACGGGACGGCGCCTGGCGCTGGCGCGGTGGATCGCGTCAACGGATAATCCGCTCACGGCGCGTGTCGCCATGAATCACATGTGGCTGCGGCATTTCGGCAAGCCGCTCGTTCCCACTGTGTTCAATTTCGGCCGCAGCGGCAAGGCGCCCACGCATCCGGAACTGCTCGATTGGTTGGCCGTACGGTTCATGGAGACCGGCTGGGACATGAAGGCGATGCATCGGCTATTGATGACATCGCGCGCGTACCGGACCGATTCGTCCGGCTACGCGCCGGACTCGCCGCAGCTCAAGGCGGATCCGGACAACACGTATCTGTGGCGCATGAACACGCGCCGCATGAGCGCGGAGAACGTCCGCGACAGCCTGCTGGCGCTCGCCGGCAAGCTGGATACGACGATGGGCGGTCCGGAAATCGACGAGAGCAAGGGGCAGGACGTGTATCGCCGCAGCCTCTACTTCCGCCACACCCCAGACCTGCAAATGGAGATGCTCCGGGTGTTCGACGCCGCCAGCCCGATCGAGTGCTTCCAGCGCAGTGAGAGCATCGTGCCGCAGCAGGCGCTGGCGCTTTCGAACAGCAGGTTGAGCCAGGCGATGGCCGCGGAGATCTCGCGGCAGATCGACGCCGGGTCGGGTTTCACGGCGACGGCCTTCGAGCGCGTCCTCGGGCACAAGCCGTCGGCCGAAGAGCAGCAAGCATCCGTGAAGTTCCTCGCTGAACAAGAGGCCCTCTACCGCGGCAAAGCCGATGCGCCCGCCGATCCGGCGGCGCGCGCGCGCCAAAGCCTGGTGCACGTGCTGCTCAACCACAATGACTTCGTGACGATTCGCTAG
- a CDS encoding enolase C-terminal domain-like protein — protein sequence MKITRIETIPVRVPIRAEFQIQGALGSHTVSPFVVLVVHTDEGLTGLGEVSCTPIWSGEDATTAIHLIREYLEPALVGEDPREPERLTIKMRRALAGNPFTKSGIEIALWDILGKSLGAPVYGLLGGAVRETIPIKMSVSGAAPVRAAELGRFAISKGLTALKVKTGIEAAADIERVRAVREAVGPKFRVGVDANGGWSPRVAIQTIRTLAAECNIYFAEQPVAPLDMQWMVDVRRNVPVPVMADESCYTLQDAMALARAGAADILSIYIGKGGGIGPARKAAAVAEAAGLVCTVGSNLELGIASAAMAHVAAACPAIAPEEFPCDILGPLAYEHDLLAEPFYFRDGAVKPPEGPGLGIALDPQMLTKYRLD from the coding sequence GTGAAGATAACCCGGATTGAAACCATACCGGTGCGTGTGCCCATCCGCGCCGAGTTCCAGATACAGGGCGCTCTCGGGTCTCACACGGTCTCCCCGTTCGTTGTTCTTGTCGTTCACACCGATGAGGGGCTTACCGGTCTCGGCGAGGTCTCTTGCACGCCGATCTGGAGCGGCGAAGACGCCACCACCGCGATTCACCTGATCCGGGAGTACCTGGAGCCGGCGCTGGTGGGCGAAGACCCGCGCGAACCGGAACGCCTCACGATCAAGATGCGGAGGGCCTTGGCGGGCAATCCATTTACGAAGTCTGGCATCGAGATCGCGCTGTGGGACATCTTAGGCAAGTCGCTCGGCGCGCCGGTATACGGGCTGCTGGGCGGCGCGGTGCGCGAGACGATTCCGATCAAGATGTCGGTTTCCGGCGCGGCGCCCGTGCGGGCGGCGGAGTTGGGACGGTTCGCAATTTCGAAGGGCCTCACCGCGCTGAAGGTGAAAACCGGGATCGAAGCGGCGGCGGATATCGAACGTGTTCGCGCGGTTCGGGAAGCGGTGGGACCGAAGTTCCGCGTCGGCGTGGACGCCAACGGCGGCTGGAGCCCACGGGTGGCGATTCAGACGATTCGCACGCTGGCGGCCGAGTGCAATATCTACTTCGCCGAGCAGCCGGTGGCGCCGCTCGACATGCAGTGGATGGTGGACGTGCGCCGCAACGTGCCGGTGCCGGTGATGGCGGATGAGAGCTGCTACACGCTCCAGGACGCGATGGCTTTGGCGCGCGCAGGCGCGGCCGATATTCTTTCGATCTACATCGGCAAGGGAGGCGGCATCGGCCCGGCGCGGAAAGCAGCCGCCGTGGCCGAAGCGGCCGGACTCGTTTGCACGGTGGGCAGCAATCTCGAACTCGGCATCGCGAGCGCGGCCATGGCGCACGTGGCGGCGGCGTGTCCGGCGATCGCGCCGGAAGAGTTCCCGTGCGATATCCTCGGTCCGCTTGCCTATGAGCATGACCTGCTCGCCGAGCCGTTCTATTTCCGGGACGGCGCGGTGAAGCCGCCCGAGGGGCCCGGGCTCGGCATTGCGCTGGATCCGCAGATGCTGACCAAGTACCGGTTGGACTAA
- a CDS encoding RraA family protein, with product MERTLYTAVVSDSLDQLGVRQQAMSEYLRPVHKSCKFAGWARTIACSDIYHIPEDPYSMEIEAVDSLLPGEVAVIGTQKSKRNAPWGELLSTASKARGARGAVVDGLIRDVDKIEELGFPVFAAGIKPVDSMGRGIVTAYNVPVDCGDVIVQPGDLIFADFDGVVAIPAAMVKEVVALAADKVQREDGSRAELMAGGYLRDVFRKYGVL from the coding sequence GTGGAACGCACGCTCTACACGGCCGTTGTGTCGGATTCTCTCGATCAGTTAGGCGTACGTCAGCAGGCCATGAGCGAGTATCTGCGGCCGGTGCACAAGTCGTGTAAGTTCGCCGGCTGGGCGCGGACGATTGCGTGCTCGGACATCTATCACATCCCCGAAGATCCGTACTCGATGGAGATCGAAGCCGTGGACAGCCTGCTGCCCGGCGAGGTGGCCGTGATCGGCACGCAGAAATCGAAGCGCAACGCGCCGTGGGGCGAACTGCTTTCGACGGCATCGAAGGCGCGGGGCGCGCGTGGGGCGGTGGTGGACGGCCTCATCCGCGACGTGGACAAGATCGAGGAGTTGGGTTTTCCGGTTTTCGCCGCCGGCATCAAACCGGTGGACTCGATGGGCCGGGGAATTGTCACCGCCTACAACGTTCCTGTCGATTGCGGCGATGTCATCGTGCAGCCGGGCGACCTCATCTTCGCCGACTTCGACGGCGTGGTGGCGATCCCCGCGGCGATGGTGAAAGAAGTGGTGGCGCTGGCCGCCGACAAAGTGCAGCGGGAGGATGGATCCCGCGCCGAGTTGATGGCCGGCGGGTACCTGCGCGACGTGTTCCGGAAATACGGAGTCCTCTAA
- a CDS encoding mandelate racemase/muconate lactonizing enzyme family protein, which translates to MKITGVELLVLKSEGLYNNPEGSEEPLGPAYMGIVRVGTDAGITGYSDMETCASVAKACVDAPKWSQEEGMECFDGLASLLVGENPLEVERLWYRMYRGSVYYGRRGVAIQAISAIDIALWDVCGKFYGQPIHILLGGKWRSKVRAYASTLFRPTPEAMQEAVRVYLDQGFTAVKFGWGVFGKDRRRDVALVEAARAALGTRNDLLVDTGWFVERTAKEAIQVVRSIAHCEPFLVEELLSPEDYDGYRQVAGAVDVRIACGEQEATEWGFEQLIVRGGVDVLQPDLTRCGGFTAARKIVHMAERANRLVIPHSWSSDLLTAASLHLTAFQRRAEFVEFSTSHGPMSRELVKEPLRMIDGYLPVPEGPGLGVEVNDAVIERYRIA; encoded by the coding sequence ATGAAGATCACGGGTGTGGAACTGCTGGTCCTCAAATCCGAGGGCCTGTACAACAACCCGGAGGGCTCCGAAGAACCGCTGGGCCCGGCGTACATGGGGATCGTGCGGGTGGGCACCGACGCGGGCATCACCGGGTACTCGGACATGGAGACCTGCGCCAGCGTCGCCAAGGCCTGCGTGGACGCGCCTAAGTGGAGCCAGGAAGAAGGCATGGAGTGCTTCGACGGGCTTGCGTCGCTGCTGGTGGGTGAGAATCCGCTCGAGGTGGAGCGCCTGTGGTACCGCATGTACCGCGGCAGCGTTTATTACGGCCGGCGCGGCGTGGCCATCCAGGCGATTTCGGCGATCGACATCGCGCTCTGGGACGTCTGCGGCAAGTTCTACGGGCAGCCGATTCACATCCTGCTGGGCGGCAAGTGGCGAAGCAAGGTCCGTGCGTATGCGAGCACGCTGTTCCGGCCGACACCGGAGGCGATGCAGGAGGCAGTGCGCGTTTATCTGGACCAGGGTTTCACCGCGGTGAAGTTCGGCTGGGGAGTGTTCGGGAAGGACCGGCGCCGGGACGTGGCGCTCGTCGAAGCCGCGCGCGCGGCGTTGGGAACCCGGAACGATCTGCTCGTTGACACGGGATGGTTTGTCGAGCGCACGGCCAAGGAGGCCATTCAGGTGGTCCGTTCCATCGCGCACTGCGAACCCTTCCTTGTCGAGGAACTCTTGAGTCCGGAGGATTATGATGGTTACCGGCAGGTAGCGGGCGCGGTGGACGTTCGCATCGCCTGCGGCGAACAGGAAGCCACCGAGTGGGGCTTCGAGCAACTGATCGTGCGCGGCGGCGTGGACGTGCTCCAGCCGGACCTGACCCGCTGCGGCGGATTCACGGCCGCGCGAAAGATCGTACACATGGCCGAACGCGCGAACAGGCTCGTCATTCCCCATTCCTGGTCCAGTGACCTGCTTACCGCCGCGTCGCTGCACCTGACGGCTTTCCAGCGCCGGGCCGAGTTCGTTGAGTTCAGCACATCGCATGGGCCGATGAGCCGCGAGCTTGTCAAAGAGCCGTTGCGAATGATCGATGGATACTTGCCCGTGCCCGAGGGGCCGGGACTGGGGGTGGAGGTTAACGATGCAGTCATCGAGCGCTACCGGATTGCGTGA